DNA sequence from the Callospermophilus lateralis isolate mCalLat2 chromosome 2, mCalLat2.hap1, whole genome shotgun sequence genome:
ctggagtatgctgattttaagttctttgggtatagacagaggagtgggatagctgggtcaaatggtccaAGTTTAAATATAgggagcaaaagattacttcaagagagagatagagactctgggaaaaaaagaaaacaaaccagaagtccttgaaatgtttgtttttTACAGTCATTTATGTTTCCTTATTTTCCTCCCGGCCTTTATCTCCTTACCTTGTCTAAGGAGTTTTTGGTTAAAAATTGctcctttttttgtcttttttttcccctgagatgAGGTCTTGCTACTGGGCTCAGGTTAatctccaactcctagactcaaggactcctcctgcctcagcctcctgagtctcgggGACTGCAGGTGTACGCCATCTCACCTGTAGCCACTTCTTTTTATATAGTCATCTGTCAGGCATGTGCTCCTGGAGTCTTGCTTCAAGTGTTGCCTTGCAAGGTCACAAAGCCTCAGCTGAGGCTCCTCCACTTCTTATTCTACTGGCCTCATGGTTTACTGTCCAGAAAAGTATTGCAACAAAGCCTTTCAGACTGGCCCTGGAGTCAAGCCTTCTGGGATTACAGCTCTCCTTCTCACTAGTTTTGGGAACTTTGAAGGCTGGGATAGGGAAGGTCCTGCATGTGAAAAATTTGGtataccccaaaacaaacaaaaaaactcagcAAGCAAAGTAAATAGTATTTTACTGCATTACTTCTTTTcaaaaaatcaaatttaagacaaaaattcatgatgaacaaattattgaaattttaaataaGATAGAACTGGACTTTATGCAGATGATCCTGATTGCCTGGGCCCTAGTCCTGGCCCTGCCTTGAGCTAATTACATGatttttctgtgcctcagtttcttcacagGTCAGCTGAAGGTAAAGACAGTGTTTCTCATATTTAATTCTTTACTTTAGGACTAAATGAGGCATTACTTTGTAAGGAGCAAAACACAGAGCCTGGCAATAGTGTACTCAATCAGTGTTAGGAATTCTTATAACTGTTAAGACATTGATAATGACATTGATCCTTAGCCCTATGGATTCTACTTCTGAATAGGATGCAAAGAGGGATTCAGATTTCTCTCAAAGGGTCTTGACCAGTTGTCCCAGAACAACCTCCCAACCAGTTCTTCCTGCTTCTGGCCTGTGGCCATCTTAATCATAGATCAGCTATACCGTTGCTCACACATAGAGCTGttctaaactcttttttttttagtttttggcagacacaacatctttgtttgtatgtggtgctgaggatcgaacccgggccgcacgcatgccaggcgagcacgctaccgcttgagccacatccccagccccaagttctAAACTCTTTTTGGTTCCTCTGGGCCATTTCTCAGCTAGTATCttatgatttttattattatagtttTGCAACTTGGTTTAATGTGGGAGGGCAAGTGTTCCCTCTGACCATCTTTTTTCAAACGTGATCTGGCACCTTAATTCTTCTATAGAAATTTAACAaaaattttcctaagttcctaaaAAGTACTCCTAATTATTATTGGGATTTCATTGCATGATTTCaggaaaataactttttttttttttttttggtggtgcaggggattgaactcaagtgtgcatgtgaggcaagcactctaccaactgagctatatctccaacccCCAAAATCACATCTTTTGATGTTAGGTTGTTCTATTCATTTACAACAAGTTATTTTAGTAATTTATGTCATTATgtcctaaaaatgttttttttctccaaaaaagTTCTGAATTGTGTTTTGGTTTCCTAAATACTttatgggttttgttgttgttgttaatgatATTTTATCATATGCATACATGCATacaaatgtgtgtgtgagtgtatttttttttctggtgctggagattgaacccaggacctggtACATATTAAATACATGCTttcccactgagctgcacccccagcccctattttctatatatttgagTTGGTTTCTGATGCTCAAAGCGTTGTTAATTATTGCTAGTTTATTTTGTATTCTTGTAACATTGCTGAGCTCATTTGTTGGTCTTTagattttttgtattttctatgtAGACATAATTTGCCAATAATGTCAGTTTGCCGTCTTTTTCTTGGCCTATTGctttggccatggattctaattctGTTCTATAAGGCATCGTTGACAGAAGGATCTTGAAGAAGATATGAAATACTGTTATTCTATCATAAATTGTGTATGGCTTTTATCAACTCCAAACAGTTCCTCTTTGTTCCTATGAGTTTTTATGATAAACAATCATAAAACTTCAAACgctttttcttcatatttttagaTAAGCATAGGCATTTTCTCATTTAGTccactgatgtgatgaattactgtAATGGATGTTCCTAATGTTAAGCCATTCTTACATTCTTGGAATAAGTTCTACTACTTGATCTTCacacatttttttgggggggggaggggtgtCTTTTCATGCatcattttagaaatatttattcttttaattcatttgttctaattagttatacatgacagtagaatgcactgacacatcatacataaatggagtataatttctcattcttctggctgtGAAAATATTATTCTTCATTGTGGTAAAATACACAACAAAAATATACCATCTTAACTGTTTTTAAACACACAGTTCAGCGTATTCACATTGCTGTGCAGCatatctccagaactttttcatcttgcaaGATTGaaattctaggggctggggatgtggctcaagcggtagcacgctcgcctggcattcgtgcagcccgggttcgatcctcagcaccacatacaaacaaagatgttgtgtctgccgaaaactaaaaaataaatattaaaaaaaaattctctctctctctctttaaaaaaaaaaagattgaaattctatactcattaaaaaatgactctgttccctctctctttttctatctaTAAACTGAGTACTCAGAGACCTCCTACAAGTGCAATCACACAGTGTTTTCTTTTGTGACTGATATTTCGGCTGAGCATATTGATACACTGTTATATATCCTAATGGATTTAattcgctttttttttttctttcagtactagggattaaatccaAGGTTTCCCatctgctaggcaagtgttctgccactgagctgaacCTTAGGCCCTGAgcttaatattttctttattctgcaTCTGTATTTATTAGTAAAATAAGTGTATACTTTTCTTGCCTTGTGTGCTTATCTGGCTCAGGAATCAAGATTCAACAAGCCTCATGTTGGTgtgctttctttttctattttctggaacAATTTGCATGAgatacaaatgattttttttgctCAAAATTTGATATAACTTGCATATAAACTTTCTGTGttggtaaaacaaaaacaaaacaaaaaccaagcaTGTCTTCCCTCACCTCAGAAGTCCTCTGTCTCTCCAAGGATGTCTTATTGGAAAATGAACCAGTACAGTATGCCAAACACTTAGAGCCTGGGTCTCACGGGAAAAACGATAATCCTTCCTCCCTCGCAATTGTGAGGCAGGCAAAGGCACAGGAGGGCTGCACCTCTTACTCCTTAGTCCCTTCCCTGGACCTTAAAAACGGGAGCAAAAAGAGCAAAAAACCTCTTAGGGCTGTTGCTTACAGCAAGTTTCCACTAGTTTGCAGGGACAGAGAGAAACTGTTTTAgcccctcttttttttctttttaaattttggtaccagggattgaatccaagggcgttccaccacatccacagcccccccttttttttattttgaggcatggTCTCCCTAAATCGCTTAGGTCTTACTAAATTactgagattggccttgaacagggatcctcctgcctcagcctccggagtctcCAGGATTACACACCCAGGTAGATCCTCATTTTTGTAATCTGTCTATTCTCTAGTATTTACTGGGTACTTTGTGTCAGGCACTCTGGGTTCAGAGGTGACCACAAACTCACCCCAGACCACACAGGGGACCCTTGGTCTTTAGGGGAGCTTCCGGTggacccccacccccatcccgtGCTGGACATGGAACtccgggcctcacacatgctgggcaaacctctgacactgagctacatccccaacccaaccagtcctctttttttttttttttttttttttttaatatttattttttagttataggtggacacaatatctttatttttatgcggtgctgagcatcgaacccaatgcctcacgcatactaggcaagcgctctacctctgagccataatcccagccccagccctcccttttttaaatacaaaaatccaGGATATAGGACTGGGGACATgactcagttggtacagtgcttgcctcacttgcacaaggctctgggttcaatccccagcaccacaaaagacaaacaaacaaacacaaattcAGGATGTAAAAGTCAGTTATACTAAAtatgcaaaagaaaaaaccagAAGGGGGTTCACACACAGAAAAGTCGTTTTAGGGCTTGGTATTCGAgtgagttttatttatttctctaacTCTAAGGCTGTTATGCTGCATCTATAACTTTAAACGGAGCGGCACACAGCCATCTGGGAGGGCCACAGTTCCAATCAAGTCAATCACGCAATTGCTGGGGACACCCGCGACGCTCACTCCGGGATGAACTGGCCCCACCTTTCCAGCAGATTCTGGCCCCTCCCGCAGAAATCCTCAAGCCCCGCCTCCAGGAGGACCCCGCCCACTCCGCCGCGCAGACAGCCAATCATGGCGCGTTCGCGCGTTCAGTCCCCTCTAGGCTTCTGCCCTCAGCCAAAATGGCGCTAGCTCGGAAGCTGCCGAGGCTCTAAGAGTTGTCGAAGGCAGTCCGGAAGTTACCGAGCGAGTCCGGAAGTTGCCGAAAGAGAGCAGCGGGGAAGGAGGATGGCGGATATCATCGCAAGACTCAGAGAGGACGGGATCCAAAAGCGTGTAATACAGGAGGGGCGAGGAGAGCTCCCTAGCTTTCAGGATGGAACCAAGGTTCGTGTccaccccctccccttccctatcACCCTTCCGAGGAGCGATGCGCATGCGAGGCGGGAGGAGGCCTTAGGCGAGACGTTGCGCATGCCCAGAGAGTAGAGGCCAGTGACCCTACTACTCACATGCGGAGCTCGACGGTGATTGGTCTGGGTTTAAGGAGGGGGTGAATTCGGATTCTTCCGTCCCGCCCCCTAGCTTGTCCTTGTGGCTGTATTTGGTCGGGAATGCAGTCAATCATCTCAAGCAGGTTGCAGAAGAGTTTTGAGTCTGGCCTCCTTGCATTCCAGGGCTTTTGGGTTTCGAGGCTTCTTGTAGAGGGAAGAGCCTtctaaagacacttagacccacaaCCATTGTTTAGATGGTAAAACTGAGGCCCCGGGGCCAGAGGTCAGTTCTCGGACTAGAACCTCGTGGCAGTTTTCCCAGGGCTGTAGCATAGATGCTTGGAACCAGTGAGGGCTAGGAAGTGAAGAGCCGCCCACCTTCCTCCTTTTCATATCCAGGCACTCAGCTTCAGCCCTCCTGACCGCCTCTCCGAGAAAACCCACATCTACAGAGTTCTCTGTTTCTGCAGTTCTTCTTCCTGGGTGCCATCCTGTATAGTAGGGACTTCCCTGGGCAGCCCCCTTCCCATTTCCGCCCAATAGAGCAGTCTTGCAGAACATGCACGTTGAGGTACCAGGGAAGCCAAAAGTAAGAGCTAGTGTGAATGAGCACAAGCTCCCTGGCCAGGCAGAGATCTTGGCCTGGTGCAGGGTGAGTGCGCTGAGATCAGAGGGCAGCTGTGTAATCCTAGGGTTCATCTATTTAAATGGAATCTTCTCCAAGAATAGAGAGGGTATGTAGTGGGCTGGGGTGTTGGTGGTCTTGGAAGAAGGGCCTCGCAAGAGGGATTCTGGTTGGAACAGAACCAGGAGAGAGTGATGTATGTGAAGGTAGAGGTTTCTGAGCAATGGCACCCaaagaacagaaagaggttatccaaaaactaataataataataagataataataattttaataaaaataataattatttttaaaaattaaaaaaaagtaaaaaaaaatagcaaaacccCATCACCAGGGTTGGtggtgtagctcggtggtagagtgcttgcctagcatttgtgagaccCCTGTTCCATTCCTcagaaccacacacacaaaaaaatcaagaCACCCAATCACCAGCATTGATTGAGTGCTCGCTGTGTGGGCATGGTGCTACATGTTTTGCAAGGTTGTTTCCTGTGATTTGAGATAGACAGGATTTTTGATTCAGTTTTATCAGTGAGGAAACCAGATTTACAGGAGCAGCCACACAGTGCGGCCTTTGAGAGCGTGGGTTCCTCTAACCATATCCTGTCCAGGGTTCAGCGTCAGCGCTCTTTGCTCTGCATTCACCTAAGATGCTCATACCCAGTCTCATCTCTTTAAAAAGTTTCCAGCCTGGATTACTTCCAGTTGCCTAGCTCTAGCCTTTACCTCGATCTTAAGCTGGATGCAGAGTACCCTACTCTCCATCCCCACCCTGGATGTCCTACAGCAACTCAGTGTAAACCTGCTCCCCTGAGCCTTCTCCAGTCCAAACTGAGTCATCTCTCCCTTGGGTCATTACGGTGCTCTCCTAATGATCCTGCCTCCGTAAAACCAAAGCCCTCACCACAGACTCCAGGTCCTGTGAGTCCAGCCCTGCTggcctctgtgaccttgtggcacCTTTGCACCCTGTTCACTATGCTCAGCCACACTGACCTTGCTGCTTGCAAATACGCTACATGCTGTCCCTCTGCAAGGCTTTTGTCTCTGGTGTTCTTTTGTCCTGGACTGTTCCTACCCAGTATCTACCAGGCTTGCTTCCTGCTGTCTTCAAATCTCTGCTTCAACCTTGGGCCTCAGAGGGGCCCTGCTCCACCGCTGTTTAAACCATCCCTCCCTCACcctctgttttttcctaattcAAAGCACTCAGCCTCACCTGGCATAGCACATTGTTTGATCTGAGGCACATCTCCTTCTAGAAGTTcccatggggctggggtttttgtctgtttttctttttgtaactgGGGATTTagcctaggggcactttaccactaagccacatccccagccctttttattttgagacaaggtctcacaaagttggtgaggctggcctcaaaattgaaATCTTGCTGccgcagcctcctgagttgctggatttCAGGCATTTACCACTAGCCTTttgtcagttttgttcattgctgTGTTCTGGTGGCTGGCATAGAGGttaggcacatagtaggtgcttagtaaatatttgttgaaggcCTGATTGGAGCCAGACTGCTTAGACTCTTGTTCCAGTCCAGCTGCCACTAGCCACATGACTCAGGCCCCTTATTTCCCCCTCTGTGACTTAGATTCCTCAATGGGGTAGTGGAGTAGAGTGTAGGGTTAAGTGGTGACCCCTGGGCGAGTCCCATCCCTTGTACAATGTGCAGGCCGGGGGCTGGACTTGTCCTTAGGTTTGGTGGAGACTTGTGCTCTTGTCTAATCATCCATGTGGCCTGCAGGCCACGTTCCACTACCGGACGCTACACAGTGACAATGAGGGCACTGTGTTGGATGACAGCCGGGCACGCGGGAAACCCATGGAACTCATCATTGGCAAGAAGTTCAAGCTTCCTGTGTGGGAGACCATAGTATGCACCATGCGCGAGGGGGAGATTGCCCAGTTCCTCTGTGACATCAAGGTACTGGTCCTGCAGCTGTGTGCAGTGTCTGTCCAGCCACAACTTGTTCCTTATCCCCAGGCCCGGACTCAGCCATGACCTGCTCCCTCCAGGCCACCAAACCAGTCTTCTGACCAGCATCCTGGCCTCTCTGTTACTCCTCTTGCTCATGACCCAGACTGCAGCCAGGGGACTTATTCTCAAATTAAATGACCCATATGACCCTTTGCTTCAAACCTCTGGCTCCTGCTGTCAGGATGGAGCATAAAACATGGCTTGTCACGTGGCCATTCCTGGTCTGGCCCCTGCTATTGTTTCCTCTGACTCCAGTCCCTCACCTGCCTTTTCATTCATCATGGCAAAGACCCTCTCTAAACTTTGCAGTCAGTTTCCCGGCCACCACTCCCAGGAAGCCCTCCTCTACTGTCTGTGATTAGGTTCAGCCCCTCCTCTGGGTCTTCCAGCCCTTGTGCCCTGCACACTGGATCTGGTCTTCTGCTTTCCTGAGCTATGCAGGGCAGGATCAGTCTTGTTTACCTCTTATTTCCAAATGAAGTTGGTCCAGCTGAGACTCAGGAAATGCCCAGCTGCCCCGTGATGCCCCATGAAGACAGCAGGGGGCAGTGGAGAGTCTGTTAGACTGATTCCCACCGTCCCAGCAGCCTTTCTAAGTGAAAAGGTGGAGGCCAGGTCCCATCCACCCATGTTGGCCAGGGGCCTTAAAGTTGCTTCCTGGGCCCCACTCGGGGTGGTCGGGGTGAGTCTGGGGAGAGGAAGAGATGCTTGGATCACTGTGTGGGAGGAGTCGATTTCCATATTCCTGGAAGGAAGTGGAGGAGGCAAGAATCCTCTTGGATCTAGAAGGGCAGGGAGTTGGGGAGGTGGAGTGTGCGTGTGTGAATGGGGTGGATGCTGGGTTTGGTGGTGAGTGGGGCAGAGCTGGGGGTTTCATTAAGAGGGAGGACCGAGAAGCCAGAGGAGTCTGGCGGGAAAAGCCTCCTGCGTTTCCGTTGGGGGGTGGGCAGGCCTACTGTCCTTATTTAGATGGGGTGGGGCAGGGCCTCTTGGGCCTGCTAGCACCAACCCATACTGATGGAGCCCACGGTGCCCACTTGCCCCCTGCAGCATGTGGTCCTGTATCCGCTGGTGGCCAAGAGTCTCCGCAACATCGCGGCAGGCAAGGACCCCCTGGAGGGCCAGCGACACTGCTGTGGCATTGCCCAGATGCACGAGCACAGCTCTCTGGGCCACGCAGACCTGGATGCCCTGCAGCAGAACCCCCAGCCCCTCATCTTCCACATGGAGATGCTGAAGGTAAGGCCCCTGCGTACCTGTCCAGGGCTGGTGCGACCAGCGGGAGGCCTCCTGAGGAGGTGAGCAGGGCAGGAACACTGTGTGGCACCCTCTGAATCCCCAGTCCCTGTCCTAGGCCGTGCTCCTCCAGGCCTTAGTGATCAGTCCTCTGGAGAGCCACTGTCCTGCCTCCTTTATTCTCTGTCCCGGGGCACAGCCTGGCGGTGCTCTGAAGGAGTGTGTGTGCTTCCTCGCCCGCTGCGGGAGTCTGCCCTGGAGCCAAGCTCTGCGGGGCAGGGACTTCCGCTGTCTTGTGCACTTCTCTTCTTGGTACTTGGCACAGTGCTAGGCATGGAGGAGATGCCAGTGACTGGGCTGAATGGTCAGTGAAACACCATGACACTGCTGCCCACACTGATGTCCAGAGGCCTGGCTGGCTTTGGTGTTGGCCAGGTCTGCTGTTGGGGACACTGGGGTGCCCCTGGGTTTTGCCTTGATTTGGCCCATTCCCTGGCAGGTGGAGAGCCCTGGCACATACCAGCAGGACCCATGGGCGATGACAGATGAGGAGAAGGCAAAGGCAGTGCCACTCATCCACCAGGAAGGCAACCGGTTGTACCGCGAGGGGCAGGTGAAGGAGGCTGCCACCAAGTACTATGATGCCATCGCCTGCCTCAAAAACCTGCAGATGAAGGTGGGCGGGGGCCACAGTGGGTGGGTAGAGGGGCCGGGGCAGTGCCCTGGCCCAGGTCTCAGTGCCTGCCCTGTCCCTGCCCCACGCCCCCAGGAGCAGCCTGGGTCCCCTGACTGGATCCAGCTGGACCAGCAAATCACCCCGCTGCTGCTCAACTACTGCCAGTGCAAGCTGGTGGCCCAGGAGTACTACGAGGTGCTGGACCACTGCTCCTCCATCCTCAACAAGTATGACGGTAAGCGCTGGGCACTGGGCTCTTGCAGGCAGTCAGGAGAGTGGCCTTCTCCTCTGCCATCACTGGGCACTGGGGCTCAAGACCTAGCTTCAGCTTCCCCCATTGCGAGCCACCCAAATGCCCCCCCATGTGGCAGGGCTGTGGTCCCTCATGAGGTGTGGGTGGTTTAATGGGAGAAGGGCAGGGTTGCCCTCCGTAGGTCAGGGACAGCTCCCCTGATGGGCCCACGGGGCTGATTGGGGACTGGCGCCCTTCATGCCTGCTGCCCTCAACTGCCCCCTGCAGACAACGTCAAGGCCTACTTCAAGCGGGGCAAGGCCCATGCAGCCGTGTGGAATGCCCAGGAGGCCCAGGCTGACTTTGCCAAGGTATTAGAGCTGGACCCTGCCCTGGCGCCTGTTGTGAGCCGTGAGCTGAGGGCCCTGGAGGCACGGATCCGGCAGAAGGACGAGGAGGACAAGGCCCGCTTCCGGGGCATCTTCTCCCACTGACAGGGCCTCAGCCCTGCTCACCATGCCAAGCCCACCGCTGTTGCTGCTGCCCACTCTCCGCTGCCACCTCATGCTTCTCTGTATATAAAGGCTTATTTATCTCTGTCTGGGCCCTCTGGGCTGATCCACCGAGAGGGCTGGCTCTTACTGGCATTTCCTGGAACTCAGGGGTCCTTGGGAGACAAAGGATCAGGAGTCTCATCCTAGTTCCCCACTAGCCATCTCTGTCTTTGGGGGTTCAGTGTCCCCGACATAGAAAGAAGGGCAAGTTTCTCCCTGGCTGAATGGGGGAGCCCCAGGAGCCTCCAGGCTTGAGGGGGAGATTAAAACAAGTGGCTTGGTGCCAGAGTAGGTGTTCTTCCAGGGCAGGTCTTTCCCCTCCAGCCCTGGTCCCATGGTCCCTTGAAGGAGGGAGAGTCAGCAGCCAAATGGCTCCTGTTGAGGAGGGTTGGGGTGGAACAGCCGGCTGTCCAGAAAGAAGCCTGGGGAAGAGGCCAGGCCAGGCGCTCTGAGAAGGCTCTTGAGGCCTACACTGTATCCtggtcctgtctcagacctgcttcaTGGTCCTGGCCTCTGTGCTTCAGTGTCGCACTGAACTGGAAGTTAAGCTCAGCTGCCGCGTGCTGCCCCGCAGGCTGGCAGTCAGGCGGGATGAGGTGTTTATTTTCATGGGTTTACACACACTGGAAAAACCTCAGGGCCCTTGCccactccctcctccctccccccaggGTTGGGTCCCCCGTGAAAGGGAAGTAACACTGAGGGGCAGACAGTTGCAGGGCAAGGGGCTGGGGAAGCCAAGGGCTGGGGCCAGAGTCTAGGCCCCTggcctcccccacacagccacttGGGCCCCTCAAGTATCAGTAAATAATCCAGGTCCAGCCACAGTGGCCTCACTCCTCACAGTCCAACTTGAGGCTGATGCTTCGTGCTTTGCCCCGGGCCAGGGTGGTGGGTGGTGTTCCTGGACCCTCACGTTCTGCCTGGCTGGGGCCCCTGGAGCGAAGCAACTGGCTCTGCTTGCGGAGGAAGTCCACAGGGGCAGCCACCCCATAGCTGCTCTTGGCCAAGGCAGTTCGAGGGGGTCCTGAGGGGGCGTGAGAGTGGGAGCCTGCCTCCAGTTGGCCCAGGTGGGCTACGTAGCCATCTGAAAGGAACTGTGGGTAGAAGTGGGTAGGGATGAGCCAGCCAGCCTTGGGCCCACACCTTGCCCTTCCCTGTCCTTCACAGGCCCCTACAGCAAGTGGGGGGCTGGGCAGTGCTAGCCCTGCTCAGCCTAACCTGGAGCCTTCTCCAAGTAGATAGTGTCCCCAGGCTACACCTTGCTTTACTCCCACCTCTGCCCCTCTTTGGGCCTGGCTCACCTGTAGGATAGATTCTTGGGGGAAATAGTCCCAACTAACTTTAGCAGTCACCTGCTTTGTGCCCAGCCCAGAGCTCACTGATGTGCACTAAAGGACATCATCTTCATGATAAGCTGATGAGGTCATGCTGCTATCAGTTCCAATTTACAGGCTCAGAAAGGTCAAGGCCCATGTCCAAGGCCGTGGCAGGTCTCAGGCACACTCCAGCCCAGGTCAGCATGCCTGGTTGGGCACCAGGCAGTTCCAGGCTGCTCATGGTCCCTGCTGCAGAGGAACTAGGGATCCCTGAGGCTAGTGAGGCCTCCCAGTTCACCCACATGCATCTTAACACAGTGGTGGCCTTCAGCCTGGTCCTGGTTCCTGTCCCCCAACAGGGGTCCTATACCTCACTTCTCTTGACCCTCACCTGGCACTGCGCCTGCAGCTTCCTGACAGCACGGCCCACAATATAGGTCTGGCTGGGGGACAGGCCCAGTGCTGCGTATACAGCCACATCTTTGGGGGACCCGTAGCCAGCTACAATGTTCAGTTCCACCTGTGGTAGGAGAGAGCAGTTGGCCTCTGGGGAGAATGAGGGGTGGGGAATGATTGGTGTGTCCTGTGGGTATATGGGCGGGGCTATGGGGTGGCGGGAACCTATGGTCCTAATCACTGATGGGTGGGACCAGCAGAATTAGGATAGGGGCCCCTAGGACCACTAGGGCAGGACCACAAAGGTCTCTCCAGTCTTTCAGTGGGGCCTTTGGAGGGGACAGATGGGCCTCTCCTGTCCTGTCTGGGGCTGGGATGAGGTTGGAACCCTCCCCAACTACCACACCTCCTGCACCAGGCTCTGCAGAAACATGGCCTTCTGGCGCAGGGGGTCATGCGTGAGGCCATCGCAGAAAGAAACGACGCCGTGGGGGAAATTGTGTTGAGACAGCCAGGCCACCACGCGGTGCTTCTGCATATCGGGCCGCCCGGTTACGTACACAATCAGGTAGCCTGCGTCTTGCCAGTGCCTGTGGGGTAGGGGTCGGTCAGCTCCACGGGCAGGAGAATGGGGGCTGATCACTGGGAGGAGCAGGGTGGCAGCTCCTACCTGACCACATCCACAGCGCCAGCGCGCACCTTGGGGTCGCTGCCCATGATGGAAACGCTGGCGGTGAAGGAGCCGTCGATGCTGAAAACCACGGCCTCCGTGCCGCGGGCCACCACCGTCAGGCAGCACTCGGCATAAGTGTGGTCGCCCCTGTGGCCCAGGGGGGCGTGAGTGGTGTGCACAAGGCCTGGTGTAGCCCAGCCCCACAGAGGCCCAACCTGCCAGATGCTCACCTGACTACCATGCGCACAGGGTAGACGCCAATACCCAGCGCACGCTCAGAGGGCACCGGGAAGGTGAGGCGGCCCGAGCTGTTGGTGACTTCGGTGCCGAAGTGGATCCACTTGCCGGACAGCGGTTGTGTCATGATGTAGACATCCACCTGGGAGGAGAGGGGTGGGAGTTCCATGGGGCAGAGCCCCTGGAGACCCCGAGTGGAGGAGGCTGGGTGGGTGGTGCTGGGGGCTTGATCCTTGGCAGGTCAGAAGTTGTTCCAGAGACAGGAGATTGACCGAAAATACCCGGGGCCAGGGTCTCCGGGTCCTGACCTTCTCTCCAGTGAGCGTGACCACGTCCAAGGGCCCATACAT
Encoded proteins:
- the Aip gene encoding AH receptor-interacting protein isoform X2; its protein translation is MADIIARLREDGIQKRVIQEGRGELPSFQDGTKATFHYRTLHSDNEGTVLDDSRARGKPMELIIGKKFKLPVWETIVCTMREGEIAQFLCDIKHVVLYPLVAKSLRNIAAGKDPLEGQRHCCGIAQMHEHSSLGHADLDALQQNPQPLIFHMEMLKVESPGTYQQDPWAMTDEEKAKAVPLIHQEGNRLYREGQVKEAATKYYDAIACLKNLQMKEQPGSPDWIQLDQQITPLLLNYCQCKLVAQEYYEVLDHCSSILNKQRQGLLQAGQGPCSRVECPGGPG
- the Aip gene encoding AH receptor-interacting protein isoform X1, encoding MADIIARLREDGIQKRVIQEGRGELPSFQDGTKATFHYRTLHSDNEGTVLDDSRARGKPMELIIGKKFKLPVWETIVCTMREGEIAQFLCDIKHVVLYPLVAKSLRNIAAGKDPLEGQRHCCGIAQMHEHSSLGHADLDALQQNPQPLIFHMEMLKVESPGTYQQDPWAMTDEEKAKAVPLIHQEGNRLYREGQVKEAATKYYDAIACLKNLQMKEQPGSPDWIQLDQQITPLLLNYCQCKLVAQEYYEVLDHCSSILNKYDDNVKAYFKRGKAHAAVWNAQEAQADFAKVLELDPALAPVVSRELRALEARIRQKDEEDKARFRGIFSH